Genomic window (Heterodontus francisci isolate sHetFra1 chromosome 41, sHetFra1.hap1, whole genome shotgun sequence):
tttatatatttataaaaaaatgtttgggttttctttgattttacttgccaataccttttcatgccctcgctttgcttttctcatttcctttttaatttcacccctacactttttacaGTTCTGTagattttctgcagtattgagccctcagtatctgtcataagccttcctttctttctttatcctctcctttaaacccTTTGATATCCATGGGCTCTGAATTTGTTAatgccaccctttttctttaagggaatatATTTGCTTTGAatcctcactatttcctccttgaatgcctcccaccgatctggcactgatttaccttcaagtaactattTCTAGTTAGActgagtagactgggcctatattcctagaatttagaagagtgagagttgatctttttgaaacatcttAAATtcttgaggggcttgacagggtagatgtttccactgactggagattctagaactaggagtcagtcTTAGAATGAGGGGTTGGCcaatttggactgagatgaggagaaattccttcactcaatcGCTTGTgaatccagagagctgtggatgctcagttgttgagtatatgcaagacagagattgatagatttttgtagactaaaggaattaagggacaCGTGGATAAGGCAGGAAGGTGGGTTGAGGTAGCAGATTggtcttgatcttattgaatgtggagcaggcacaaagggctgaatggcttactcctgccctATATTTGGTGTTATTATGTTCAATGTAAATACTGCATTGGGCCTTATAGAGAGAGAAGTGGATTGCACTAGGATTTTGCTAAGCAAGAGTGTTCCATGTGAAAgacggcagctctgacagtgcagcactccctcagtactgcactgggagtgtcagcctggattttttggtcaagtttggagtgggacttgaactccaaAACTTCAGGGTCAcaggtgctgccaactgagccactgcGGGCACCGCATGTTCCCTCTCCAGTGGCCCACATGGGCATAAACAAAACCATGGAAGAGAGGCAAGCAGGTAGCCAGAGTGAACCCTACGACTCTCAGGATGGGCTGCTCATTGGAAGCATGGTTCCAAGAGGCTTCACTTTGATTGACAGCCATGCTTGACTCCGCCCTGCTAAGGTCACAGTGATGTAATGACGTTAGACGTGATCCGGAACTAATTGTGGGGCGTGGGCGCCATATTGTTCATCTTCTTGCGGAGGTGGGAACGGAGTTAGAGCAGAACGCGGGGTGAAAGATAAGGTGAATAACCACTCAGCTTTATATTTGGTTGAGCAAAATCAGATTAGGTGGCTTAAAAGTATTATTAGGTTTATGTTATTCAAAATATGCAGCTGCGCAGGAATTGGGGCTCTTTACGCTGTTTATGCTGCTTTACCAAGTGGGGATGATTGACAACAGTCGTGGCCAATCACAGAGCCGCACTGCGGCGTAAAGCGCCTATCAGGGGGAGGGGACCTCTGGTGTTAGCTAAATTCTGGTCAATTTTTTTAAATAGCCTATTTATTAGTGAAGTTTAATCCATTTCAACATCAACAAGGGCTGGCTTTCATTTATAAATTCCTTTTCTTATTCCTTTCCAATCCCTACTTTAATTTACAGAGTCCATATTGCCAAATGTTAAAACTCAGGGGAAGAAAAAGCGCCTTAAATTCAGATTTTGCTTAAAGAACATCACGTTTGAAATGTGACCCTGAAAATGCTGGAATATGTACAACAAGTCAGCCAGTTAGTATCTGTAAAGTGAAAGGACAGCTGAACATTTTTTGGGCATAACCTTTTGTCAAACTAAAGTCCGTTGCTGGACAAGGTCAAAatttaaaaagtgctggaaatactcagcaggtccggcagcatctgcagagagagaaacaaagtcaatgtttcagttctgtgcccttttatcagaactggcagtgggggagaacaacaaaagggaaagtgcgatagggcagaggacaggagagattaaatgacaaagatatcatggaataaaaggcaaagtgaGTAGTAAAACCAcagtaaaagacaaaacatttgtccagagggagtgttaatggcagaataatgagcctcagctatttacaatctatattaatgactgagggtaatgtatctaagcttgttgatacaaagctagatgggagcgcaagctgtgaggaagatgcacagaggctgcaaaaagatatagatagtttaaatgagtgggcaacaagatggcagatggcgtataatgtggggaagCGTGAGGTTATTAGTTGTAAGAAtaaaacaatattttttaaaaggcttgaAACATGTAAATGATTAGAGAAACTTGGGTgtatttgtacaaggaacacaaaaagcaggtacagcaagcaattaggaaagccagtgagatgttggtctttattgcaaggggatttgagcacAGGAATAAAGAGGTCCTGCTACAGTTgtagagggctttggtgagaccacaccgagaatactgtgtacacttttggtctccatatttaagtaaggatatacttgtattggagacagtacagtaaaggttcactggattggtccctgggatgagaaggttgaccaatgatgggaggctgagtaaatcgggtctatattctctggagatcagaagaatgagagatgatctcattgaaacattcatgaTTATGAAGGGGCCTGACAGGGTAGCCACTGAGAGTTTGTTTTCCACtgactgaggaatctagaacaagggggcactgtttcaggataagggactgagcatttaagactgagatgaggagaaatttcttcactcaaaaggttgtgaatttttggcattctctaccccagaggattgtggctgtgccatccttgaatatatttaaggttggaaTGAACAGATTTCTtagggaatcaggggatatggggagtgggcgggaaagtggagtttgaagcccaatatcagccatgatattgaatggcagagcaggctcgacgggtgtatagtctactcctgctcctactactTATCTTAAGACTGAACATCCTGTAACTTCCACCTatgtggggagagagaagggggcttTCTAGGAAGGGGAAGATGATGTGGTAAAGCCTAGAGGTAAATAATCACTAATAAACCCAATgaggaattcaggggaaacttctttacccagagagtggtgagaatgtgggcctTTCTATcacgtggagtagttgaggtgaatcgtATAGATGTTTTTAaggggtaactggataaacatgtgagggagaaaggaatagaaggttgtgTTGACAGCAGATGAAGTAGGTTGGAAGGAAGCTGTTATGAAGAATAAGCACCAGCAgaaaccagttgggccaaatggcctgtttctgtgctgcattttCTATGTAACTGATCCATACTGTTGTGAAGAATCAACTTTCCTTTATTTTCCTCAGGTATGGCAAAAATAACTTTCTACTGATTGGAGAGCATGCCAACTTTTCTGGTTGATGTTTCTTGTCATGGCGACCTGGTCACGTGTGGCTGTGCTGAATCTTTACCGAGCTCTCCTGCGCGAGGGCCGCAATCTCCAGTACACTGACCGAGACTACTACTATACATTCATCAAGAGGGAGTTCAGAAAGAACCAGCACCTCACCAGGGAGGAAGAGAAGGTTAAGCAACTGGAGAAAGGCATCTACTTTCTGAAGAGCAAGCTCGGAGGCCTGGTTTAATCTGCAGCCAAAACATAACATCTGTTTTCAAACTTCTAGGTATGCTTTTTAAAATCATTCTTGGGCACTGCTCTATCTCTTAACACCTTGAGGTTGGGCGTTCCCTGAGGCTATTGTTGGTAAATGGATTTCCAATATGAAACAGTGCTTCCACATTGAAGTTAGTTGGGGCAGGGGTGGAGGTTCATTGGGCAGACGTGAGATTTCTACATTTAGACTCAGTTCCCTGGATACTGAGACACCCCAGTGGGGTTCCTTTTCCTCATTGTTGAGTAACTCCAGATAGAAAATCTGTGTGACATTAATGAGGAGCAGGTTGTGCTAGACTATGTGGAGAGATGCTGA
Coding sequences:
- the LOC137353350 gene encoding mitochondrial ribosome and complex I assembly factor AltMIEF1-like, with the protein product MFLVMATWSRVAVLNLYRALLREGRNLQYTDRDYYYTFIKREFRKNQHLTREEEKVKQLEKGIYFLKSKLGGLV